Within the Camelus dromedarius isolate mCamDro1 chromosome 9, mCamDro1.pat, whole genome shotgun sequence genome, the region cggcgggggcgacggcggggcctgggcctggagggCCTGCTGCGCGGCGGCGGCCCTCTCCAGCTCGGCGCGGTGGCAGCGTTGGTGGCGCAGGAGGCTGTAGGCGCGCGAGAAGCGCCGCGAGCAGTGTGGGCAGGGGTGCGGGGCCGGGCCCCCCGCGTGGACCTGCGCGTGGCGGGCCAGGTCAGCCAGCCGCTTGAACTCCCTCTGGCATCGCACGCACTGGAAGGGGCGCGCCCCCGAGTGGGTCACCCCGTGCTGCCGCAGGTGCGCCCGGCGCCGGAAACCTTTGCCGCACTCGGGGCACCAGAAGCGGGGCTCCCCGGcggggggccgggccggggcggcATCCCCTCCGTTCTGCCCGCCTTCCCCACCCTCGGAGGCGCCCCCGCGCTCCGCCCCTTCGCCCCCCTCGGGCCCTTTCCCTGAGTTCCGGCCGCCTGATGCCTTGTCGTCCTTCTTGCCCGGCAGCGGGGCCAGGAGGCTGAGGGCGCCGTGCACGCGGCGGTGCTGGCGGAGGTAGGAGGCCAGGCGGAAGGCCAGGCCGCAGTCCGTGCACACGAAGGGGCGGTCGGTGGAGTGGACCAGCCGATGGCGGGACAGCGACCAGGGCCTGGCGAAGGCCTTGAGGCAGATGGAGCACTGGTGGCgcttggggcggggcgggggccccCCTTCGCCCTCCTGTTCGCCCTCGGGGCGCAGACACGGGTGCGCTTTGAGCTCGCCCTTGGTGGCGAAGGCTTCGCGGCAGCGGAGACACAGCAGCGTCCAGTCGGCCTGGAGCAGGACCTGCTTCTCTTCCTGCCGCCCGGCCGCCAGCGCCAGCTCGGCCCTCAGCTCGGCCGCTCCGGCctcggcctcctcctcctccgactCGCGGGGCTCCACGCCCGTGGCGGCCGCCAGCGTGGCCGGCTCCCCCGCGGACCACGCATCGGGCCGCGACGCCTCCTCCTCAGTGGCTCCCGCGGCGGCGGGCTGCTCGGCGCCCTTGTCCTGCGGCGGGCCCCAGCCGGACTCGGCCGCCTCCTTGGCTGCCCTCTCGATGGCCAGCTCGACCCCGCCGCCTGCGTGCTCCTGGGCCAGGTGGCGCCTGAGCTGGGCGGGCTCAGGGAAGGTGCGGGGACAGGCGGCGCAGCGCAGCGGGGGCTGCGGCCCGTGGCCACGCAGGTGGCGCGAGAGGTGGGCAGGCCGGCGGAAGGCCTTGGGACACAGGGGGCAGGCGTGGGGCCGCAGGCCCGAGTGGCTCAGCCGGTGCCGGGAGAGGTAGTAGGGGAAGCGGAAGAGGCGGCCacaggtggggcagggcaggggcgcCCGCGGAGCTCCGGCGCCCCCCCTGCCACGGCCGCGGCCTCTGCCACGGCCTCGGCCCCGGCCACGGCCCCGGCCACGGTGAGGtgggctgccctgggctggcGGAGGGGGCTGCGGATCCATACCTGTAAAGAGAAAGGGGAGATGCAGAgattgggtgtgtgtgtgcagagaaagaagcagagacagagagatggagataCAGAGAGGGTCAGATATTTAGGCGGGCACAGGCGAGACAGACGGAAGAAGGCACAAATGAGAGGCAGAGACCAGGAGAAACAGGATGGTGAGTGGCAGAGCGCCGGAGAGAGACGCGGACACCCAGCAGAGACAGagatgaagagaaaacaaagacgGGTAGGCAGAGACGGTGCAAACACAGAGATCAGAAGAACcgtggcaggaaggagggagggagagacagggagacagggagacagagagacagaagaggagactgaggcagacAAAGTCAGTGAACTGCCTTTTTCTCCAGGGTTCCCGCTGGAACGTTTTGAGAGGGGCTGGGAACCAGCCCTTGGTGCCGGAGTGGAGGGGGTGGGATTCAAAATCCGGAGGCCCCGGAAATGGAGTGTGGGTGCCCAGacgccaggggctgggagaggccaggagtAGGAGGGCTCAGACTcttgggcagggagggggctagGGGCCCGGATTccaggggctgaggttggggCCTGGAGGAGCTTGGGAGATGACTGGGATCCAGCATCTAGACTTCTGTATGTGGGGGGCATGGATTTCTGGGTCCCAGCGATGCAgagtgctggggggagggggctgggcttcTAAgacaagggagaggaaggggctagGGGCCCAGCTGCTGGAAATCTCCAGGGAGGAAGCGGCTGAGGGCCATGCCCGGGCCCCTGAGGAAGGCTGCTGGGGGTCCGCAACCCTAGGACCCCAAGGGGGGCCGGCCTCTCTACTGGGCCCAGCCTCTGGTTCCCCGCAGGCATGATCAGCAGAATTAGGGCCGCGGGTGGACGCCTTGCAGATTTgtgagcccagggcctggggctcggCCCTGATGGCCGGGCGCCCGGTTCTTACCTCCGCCTCCTttgctcctttcttccttcaccgCGGCCGGCCGAGCGCGGACGGTGGtggcggggagggagggcccCGAGCgtggtggggggtggaggaggctggGCTCGGTGTCACCGCCTAAGCCTTCCCCCCGGAAACCCGGCCTTTCGTCCGAGTCTGAAAGAGGAAAGACTGGCTGGGAAGCCGGAAGAGGGAGGACGAGGGGACCCAGGGGGCAGAGAGGCAGGGCGGGTTGGACTCTTGGGTCCTGTAAGAGAAGGGGGTTGGGGGCCTGTCTTCTGGGCTCCCGGAgcgaggagggggctgggggccctgggggctgagtccaggccccctcccctccctaacagacacacacattcattcattccttcaacaaatacaCATTTATCAGGTCCtgcctgtgccaggcactgtgctgggcaagGGGGGTGGCAGGGAAAGATGAATGAGGCAGTGACAGAGGCTTCAGGGAAAGTACCGACTCTGGGCTAGAACCTGACTCCAGCCGGCACTCAGCTGCCTGAGCA harbors:
- the ZNF579 gene encoding zinc finger protein 579 — encoded protein: MDPQPPPPAQGSPPHRGRGRGRGRGRGRGRGRGRGGAGAPRAPLPCPTCGRLFRFPYYLSRHRLSHSGLRPHACPLCPKAFRRPAHLSRHLRGHGPQPPLRCAACPRTFPEPAQLRRHLAQEHAGGGVELAIERAAKEAAESGWGPPQDKGAEQPAAAGATEEEASRPDAWSAGEPATLAAATGVEPRESEEEEAEAGAAELRAELALAAGRQEEKQVLLQADWTLLCLRCREAFATKGELKAHPCLRPEGEQEGEGGPPPRPKRHQCSICLKAFARPWSLSRHRLVHSTDRPFVCTDCGLAFRLASYLRQHRRVHGALSLLAPLPGKKDDKASGGRNSGKGPEGGEGAERGGASEGGEGGQNGGDAAPARPPAGEPRFWCPECGKGFRRRAHLRQHGVTHSGARPFQCVRCQREFKRLADLARHAQVHAGGPAPHPCPHCSRRFSRAYSLLRHQRCHRAELERAAAAQQALQAQAPPSPPPPPPPPAGQEEEGLPLPIARIKEEPPSPGTPPQSPPAPPVFLSASCFDSQDHSAFEMEEEEIDSKAHLRGLGGLAS